The Enterobacter asburiae genomic sequence AAAGCTCATATTTATTCTTTTCAATGACGCGCTCAAGCGTGTCAATTGACTGACAACGTCGTAAGCGCATCAAATAATCGATTTTTGTGAGTGGTTTATCAGACATAAATTCACCTTAGTAATTGTAATAATTTTAACAGGAAAGACTCACCGGGTTAGCTCTGCTCACGTTGACGAAACAGCGGAATAGCCGATTTCCCGATTTACGCCATTTTTGCAAATCCTGAGCGTTAATGCCGTAACTGCTGAACAACATAAAGGTGTCGTCCAGGTATTCATCAATTTGCTCAATGAGCTTATTATCTTCATTGTACTTAATTTTATAATTAAGTGCGAAGGTTGCGATATGCTCTATCAGCTCATTCAACTGTAAATTGATGGCAGACGTTGGGTCGTTTACCCAGCCATGGTTACTTTCATCAAGATTGGCAAGGCAGTCATGGTACAAGGATTCGCAGAGAAATTTCAACTGCGCGATATCATGCCTTTTTGGCGAGTACTCGTCCATAGCGCATCCCCTTCTGAGTGATTTCTTACTCACCGAACATCATTGTCGGGATGGATACAACTGACTTAGCTACATGAGTGCTGTGTTCCTGATAACCTAACTATAAGCCACTCCTTCCTGGATTTCACCGCGCTATTACGAAAAATTACAAATAAAACCGCAGGCTGGGAGCGTGCAAGCAAATGGTCATCCTGGACTCAACGTTTTTATCCAAATTAACGATGGGGTTTTATCGCTTCCTTACGTTTCATCGGCTTAGCAAAAATGATGAGAAAAGTTCAGATTCAGACTTATCTTTGTAAGAACTTCTTATTAGGAATATTCCTAATACCTTAAGCGGGGAAATGAAATTAAAAAAATCCTGAATTCACCGATTAAGTTATCAGTTAATTATGATATGTCTATTTAAGATGGCAGAAAATAAATAGAACCACAATAAGCGTAATTTATGATTTTTTCTGAAAATGAAAAAGGCCGCTAATGCGGCCTTTTTATCATGTGAAACCGGTATCAGTGAGGTTCTACCGAATGACTGTGTTCAACATCTTCATTCTTTCGGCTAAAGCGGCGGCGAACCACCACGAAGAACACCGGTACGAAGAAGATAGCCAGTACGGTCGCGGTAACCATACCGCCCATCACGCCTGTACCTACTGCGTTCTGCGCGCCGGAGCCTGCACCGGAGCTGATAACCAGCGGCAGTACGCCGAGGATAAATGCCAGCGACGTCATCAGGATTGGGCGCAGACGCATACGAACCGCTTCAAGCGTCGCCTCAATAAGGCCTTTGCCTTCTTTCTCCATCAGATCTTTGGCGAATTCAACGATAAGTATCGCGTTCTTCGCCGACAAGCCAATGGTTGTCAGCAGGCCTACCTGGAAGTAAACGTCGTTGGTCAGTCCACGGAACGTTGCCGCAAGCAGCGCACCGATAACCCCGAGTGGAACCACCAGCATAACGGAGAACGGAATCGACCAGCTCTCGTACAGTGCCGCCAGACACAGGAAGACCACAATCAGTGAAATGGCGTACAGAGCAGGGGCCTGGTTACCGGACAGACGTTCCTGATAGGACATACCGGTCCAGTCGTAGCCGATACCCGCAGGCAGTTTGCTTGCCAGTTCTTCCATCAGGTTCATGGCTTCACCGGTGCTTCGGCCCGGAGCAGCCTGACCCAGGATCTCCATCGATGGCAGACCGTTATAGCGTTCCAGACGCGGTGAACCGTATTCCCAGCGTGAGGTTGAGAACGCCGAGAACGGAACCATCTGACCATTGCTGCCGCGCACGAACCAGCTGTTGATATCGTTCGGCAACATACGGTACTGCGCCTCGGACATCACGTAGACTTTCTTCACACGACCGCGGTCGATGAAGTCGTTAACGTAGCTACCGCCCCAGGCAGCGCCCAGCGTGGTGTTGATGTCACTGATGGATACGCCCAGCGCCTGAGCTTTCTCCTGGTCGATATCGATCTTGTACTGCGGCGTATCTTCCAGGCCGTTTGGACGCACGCCAACCAGCAGGTCAGGGTGTTTAGCGACTTCACCAAACAGCTGGTTACGCGCCTGCGTCAGTTTTTCGTGACCCAGACCGCCCTGGTCAATCAGCTGGAAGTCGAAGCCGGTTGCGGTACCCAGTTCAACAATCGCTGGCAGGTTAAAGGCGAAGACCATCGCATCTTTAATCTGCGAGAAGGTGCCCATTGCACGGCCGGTGATGGCTTCAACCTTGTTCTTTTCGCCCGGACGTTCAGACCAGTCTTTCAGAGAAACGAAGGCAATACCGGTGTTCTGACCACGACCCGCAAAGCCAAAGCCGTTAACCGCAAACACGGACTCAACGTTGTCTTTCTCTTTGGTGAGATAGTAGTCGGTCACTTCATCCAGCACTTTCTGGGTACGCTCTTGCGAGGCACCTGCCGGAAGCTGTGCCATCGTCAGGAACACGCCCTGGTCTTCATCTGGCAGGAACGAGCTTGGCAGACGAACGAACAGGAAGGCCATGCCCACCACGATGATGATATAGAGCAGCAGGTAACGACCGGTGCTGCGCAGGATGTTGCCCACGCTGTCGGTGTAGTGGTGCGTGCTCTTATCGAACATGCGGTTAAACCAGCCGAAGAACCCTTTATGCTCGCCGTGACCGCCTTTCTGAATCGGCTTCAGCATGGTGGCACACAGGGCAGGGGTCAGGATCAACGCTACCAGCACCGACAGCGCCATCGCGGAAACGATGGTAATGGAGAACTGACGGTAAATCGCACCGGTTGAGCCCCCGAAGAAGGCCATCGGGATAAATACCGCAGACAGCACCATCGCGATACCGACCAGCGCGCCCTGGATTTGACCCATTGATTTACGGGTCGCTTCCTTCGGCGGCAGACCTTCCTCCGCCATCACACGCTCGACGTTCTCGACCACGACGATGGCGTCATCCACCAGCAGGCCGATGGCGAGCACCATCCCGAACATCGTCAGGGTGTTTATCGAGTAGCCAAATATCGACAGGATCGCAAAGGTACCGAGCAATACCACCGGCACGGCAATCGTTGGGATAAGCGTCGCGCGGAAGTTTTGCAGGAACAGGTACATCACCAGGAAGACCAGGATGATCGCCTCAACCAGCGTCTTAACCACTTCATGAATCGAGATTTTGACGAACGGCGTGGTGTCGTACGGGTAAACGATTTTCAGACCTGACGGGAAGAACGGTTCCATCTTCTTCAGCTCTGCGCGGATCGCCGTGGCGGTGTCCAGGGCGTTAGCGCCTGTCGCCAGTTTGATACCCAGACCGGAAGCCGGTTTACCGTTAAACTTCGCGATGATGTCGTAGTTCTCACCGCCCAGCTCAACTTTCGCCACGTCGCGCAGGCGAACCTGCGAACCGTCCTGATTCACTTTCAGCAGAATTTTGCTGAACTCATCGGCAGAGGTCAGACGGGTCTGCGCGATGATCGAGGCGTTAAGCTGCTGGCCTTTCACCGGCGGTGTACCGCCTAACTGACCGGCCGCTACCTGGGCGTTCTGCGCTTTAATTGCGCTGATCACGTCAACCGGGGTCAGCTGGAAGTTGTTCAGCTTGTTCGGATCCATCCAGATACGCATCGCGTACTGAGAACCGAACAGCTGCACGTCACCCACACCGGAAGTACGGCTGATGGCGTCCTTCATGTTGGCGCCCACGTAGTCGGAAATATCCTCCTGCGTCATGGTGCCGTTGGTGTTGATAACGCCGACAACCATCAGGAAGCTACTGGACGATTTCTCGACGCTCACACCCTGCTGTTGTACTTCCTGCGGCAGCAAAGGCATTGCCAGCTGCAGTTTGTTCTGCACCTGAACCTGCGCAATGTCCGCATCCGTACCTGACTGGAAGGTCAGGGTGATCTGCACCGTACCGGTGGAGTCACTGTTTGAGGACATGTACATCAGGTTATCGATACCGTTCATGTTCTGTTCGATAACCTGGGTGACGGTGTCCTGCACCGTTTTCGCATCAGCCCCCGGGTAGGTTGCGGAAATTGTCACCGCCGGTGGCGCAATCGTTGGATATTGCGCGACAGGCAGCTTCAGGATCGCAAGTCCCCCGGCCAGCATGATGATAATGGCGATCACCCACGCAAATATGGGGCGATCGATAAAGAAATTAGGCATGTCTTAACGGCTCCTGTTTAAGTTAAGACTTGGTTTGTTCTGACTGGCCAGCGGCCGAAGCTTGTTGTTTATCGTCAGATTTCACTTCCTGTGCTTTAACCTGCGCGCCAGGACGAACTTTTTGCAAACCAGTAACAATCACGCGATCGCCATCTTTCAGACCTTCCGTCACCAGCCATTTATCGCCAATCGCCTGGGTGGCGGTGATATTGCGCGTTTCGACTTTGTCATCAGCCCCAACAACCAGCGCGCTCGCATCGCCGCGAGGCGTACGGGTCACACCCTGCTGTGGAACCAGAAGTGCGGTTGGATTCGTTCCTTCTTCCAGACGCGCGCGAACGAACATACCTGGCAGCAGATTTTTGTCAGGGTTCGGGAAAATCGCACGTAAGGTGATGGAACCGGTAGTCTGGTCGACCGTCACGTCAGAGAATTCCAGGGTACCTTCCTGCGGGAACTTAATACCGTCGTTGGTAATCAGCTCCACCTTGGCTTTACCGTTTTCCTGTTTCAGGGTGCCGTTAGCCAGCTCCTGTTTAAGGCGCAGGAAATCGTTGCTGGACTGCGTTACGTCAACGTAGATCGGATCGAGCTGCTGCACGGTTGCCAGCGCATTGGTCTGACCGTTCTGCACCAGCGCCCCTTCCGTGACGGAAGACTTACCAATACGACCGCTGATAGGGGAGGTCACTTTGGTATAGGCCAGGTTAATGCGCGCGGTTTCGACGGCCGCTTTGGCTGCCACCACGGCCGCGTTAGCCTGCTGTGCATCGGCCAGAGCGGTATCGTAATCCTGTTGGCTGATGTACTTAGTGCCGAGCAGCTTTTGATAGCGGTTCAACGTCAGCTGAGCAATTTTGGCCGCGGCTTGTGCTTTTGCCAGGTCGCCTTTCGCACTTTCATAAGAGGCCTGATAGGTTGCTGGATCAATCTGATACAGAGACTCGCCGGCTTTCACATCACCACCTTCGGTGAAGTTACGCTTCAGGATAATGCCGCTGACCTGAGGACGCACTTCCGCAATGCGGTAAGCATTGGTACGGCCTGGTAATTCGGTGGTGATTTGTAGAGGTTCAGATTTGAGCGTCACGACGCCTACTTCTGGCGCCTGCTGAGCTCCTTGTTGAGCTGGTTTGTCGTCACATCCTGTTAGCGCTAAGCTGCCTGAGAGCATCAGAACGACCGCCAGAGGCGTTAACCCTCTGTTTTTGTTCATATGTAAACCTCGAGTGTCCGATTTCAAATTGATCAAGGGTCCTGAGTCTAAAAACCCATTGCTGCGTTTATATTATCGTCATGCTATGGTACATACATTCACAAATGTATGTAAATCTGACTCCTGTAAATTCACCCACCTATGGCACGAAAAACTAAACAACAAGCGCTGGAAACCCGACAACACATTCTGGATGTGGCAATACGTTTGTTCTCGCAGCAGGGTGTTTCATCCACCTCGCTGGCGCAGATTGCTCAGGCTGCCGGTGTGACGCGAGGAGCGATTTACTGGCATTTTAAAGATAAGTCAGATCTGTTCAGTGAAATCTGGGAGCTTTCAGAGTCCAGCATTAGCGATCTCGAGAGTGAGTATCGGGCAAAATTCCCTGACGATCCACTCTCAGTATTGAGAGAAATATTAGGGAAGGTGCGAACAAGTCCCTGATATGAGATCATGTTTGTCATCTGGAGCCATGGAACAGGGTTCATCATGAGTCATCAACTTACCTTCGCCGACAGTGAATTCAGCAGTAAGCGCCGTCAGACCAGAAAAGAGATTTTCTTGTCCCGCATGGAGCAGATTCTGCCATGGCAAAACATGGTGGAAGTCATCGAGCCGTTTTACCCCAAGGCTGGTAATGGCCGGCGACCTTATCCGCTGGAAACCATGCTACGCATTCACTGCATGCAGCATTGGTACAACCTGAGCGATGGCGCGATGGAAGATGCTCTGTACGAAATCGCCTCCATGCGTCTGTTTGCCCGGTTATCCCTGGATAGCGCCTTGCCGGACCGCACCACCATCATGAATTTCCGCAACCTGCTGGAGCAGCATCAACTGGCCCGCCAATTGTTCAAGACCATCAATCGCTGGCTGGCCGAAGCAGGCGTCATGATGACTCAAGGCACCTTGGTCGATGCCACCATCATTGAGGCACCCAGCTCGACCAAGAACAAAGAGCAGCAACGCGATCCGGAGATGCATCAGACCAAGAAAGGCAATCAGTGGCACTTTGGCATGAAGGCCCACATTGGTGTCGATGCCAAGAGTGGCCTGACCCACAGCCTAGTCACCACCGCGGCCAACGAGCATGACCTCAATCAGCTGGGTAATCTGCTGCATGGAGAGGAGCAATTTGTCTCAGCCGATGCCGGCTACCAAGGGGCGCCACAGCGCGAGGAGCTGGCCGAGGTGGATGTGGACTGGCTGATCGCCGAGCGCCCCGGCAAGGTAAGAACCTTGAAACAGCATCCACGCAAGAACAAAACGGCCATCAACATCGAATACATGAAAGCCAGCATCCGGGCCAAGGTGGAGCACCCATTTCGCATCATCAAGCGACAGTTCGGCTTCGTGAAAGCCAGATACAAGGGGTTGCTGAAAAACGATAACCAACTGGCGATGTTATTCACGCTGGCCAACCTGTTTCGGGCGGACCAAATGATACGTCAGTGGGAGAGATCTCACTAAAAACTGGGGATAACACCTTAAATGGCGAAGAAACGGTCTAAATAGGCTGATTCAAGGCATTTACGGGAGAAAAAATCGGCTCAAACATGAAGAAATGAAATGACTGAGTCAGCCGAGAAGAATTTCCCCGCTTATTCGCACCTTCCTTAGTATATATCCTTGAAGCAACGGTAGTTGAAGAACGTCGCAGATTAATGATGGAGATTATTTTTCATAAATGCGAGTTCGTGGGCGAGATGGCGGTGGTGCAGCAGGCACAACGCAGCCTTAGCCTGGAGAGCTATGATCGTATTGAACAGAACCTGAACCTGTGTATGCAGGCAAAACTATTACCGGCCAATCTCTTGACCCGACGGGCGGCAATCCTGATGCGCAGCTACATTTCCGGTCTGATGGAAAACTGGCTTTTCGCGCCGCAATCCTTTGACCTCAAAGAGGAAGCCCGCAGCTACGTGGCGATTTTACTGGAAATGCTACAGCTCTGCCCCACGCTGCGCAGCGACGCGCCTTCGCTAACGGCCTGATCCCTTTCCAGGATTTATCTCAGAGGATAACGTTCGCGCTATTCTGCTTTCAGCGAGCGTGATATTCTTCACGCCGGACTATTTTCGGTCATCTTCTGACATCATTCACAACTATGCTGCCCATCAATCGCTCGCAACATCCTGTTTTTGCATTGCTCTTTGCGATGCTGTTTTTCTTCGCCACGGCGCCGCTGACCTGGGCCCGCGCCGATAACAGCAATGATATTCCCTCGCGCGGCGATGTTCAGTCGCAGCTCGACACGCTGAACAAACAAAAAGATCTCTCCCCTCAGGATAAACTCGTCCAGCAGGACCTGACGGAAACGCTGGAAACGCTGGATAAAATTGAACGCATCAAAGCGGAAACCGTCCAGCTTCGTCAGAAGGTGGCGCAGGCGCCTGAAAACATGCGTAAGGCCACCGACGCGCTGAATGCCCTCAGCGATGTGGATAACGACGACGAGACGCGCAAGACGCTCTCGACGCTCTCCTTACGCCAGCTGGAGTCTCGCGTCGCGCAACTGCTCGACGACCTGCAAACCGCGCAGTCCGACCTCGCGACCTATAACAGCCAGCTTGTCTCGCTGCAGACCCAGCCCGAGCGCGTGCAAAACGCGATGTACGCCGCGTCTCAGCAGCTGCAGCAGATCCGCAACCGTCTGAACGGCACGACGGTCGGCGAAGGCACGCTGCGCCCGACGCAGCAAACCCTGCTGCTGGTTCAGCAGACCTTGCTCAATGCGCAAATCGAACAGCAGCGTAAAAGCCTTGAAGGGAATACGGTGCTGCAGGACACGCTTCAGAAACAGCGTGATTACGTCACCGCGAATATTAATCGCCTGGAACACCAGCTTCAGCTGTTGCAGGAGGCGGTAAACAGCAAACGCCTGACCCTGACGGAAAAAACCGCCCAGGAGGCCGTATCGCCTGACGAAACCGCCCGAATTCAGGCGAATCCGTTGGTGAAACAGGAGCTCGAGGCCAACCACCAGCTTAGCCAGCGCCTGATACTGGCGACGGAAAACGGCAACTCGCTGGTTCAGCAAAATATCAAAGTGAAGAACTGGCTGGATCGCGCGCTGCAGGCTGAGCGCAACATCAAAGAGCAGATTGCGGTTCTGAAGGGTAGCCTCCTGCTGTCGCGTATTCTCTACCAGCAGCAGCAGACGCTCCCGTCCGCCGATGAGCTGGAGGACATGACCAACCGCATTGCGGATTTACGTCTGGAACAGTTTGACGTCAACCAGCAGCGCGATGCCCTTTTCCAGAGCGATACCTTTGTCGCCAAAATTGAAGAGGGGCATTCCAGCGACGTGAACCCGGAAGTGCACGACGCGCTGCTCCAGGTCGTGGATATGCGTCGCGAGCTGCTGGACCAGCTCAACAAACAGCTGGGCAACCAGCTGATGATGGCCATTAACCTGCAAATCAACCAGCAGCAGCTGGTGAGCGTCTCGAAAAGTCTGCAGGAGATCCTGACCCAGCAGATTTTCTGGGTGAACAGCAACAAGCCGATGGACTGGGACTGGGTCAAATCCTTCCCGGAGACGCTGAAAACGCAGATTAAGAGCATGAAGATCACCGTAAACTGGGAGAAAGCCTGGCCTGCGGTGACGATTGCCCTGCTGGCGGGATTACCGCTGCTGCTGATTGCCGGCCTGATCCGCTGGCGTCTGGGCTGGCTGAAAAAATATCAGGCGAAGCTGGCCTCCGAAGTGGGGCAGCTGCGCAACGATAGCCAGCTCCATACGCCAAAAGCGATTCTCATCGATCTCATCCGCGCCCTGCCGGTGTGCCTGATTATTCTGGCCGTGGGCCTGATTCTGCTCACCATGCAGCTCAACGTCAGCGACCTGCTGTGGGCGTTCAGTAAAAAACTGGCGCTGTTCTGGCTGGTGTTTGGCGTGTGCTGGAAGGTGCTGGAAAAAGACGGCGTGGCGGTGCGTCATTTCAACATGCCTGCGCAGCTGACCAGCCACTGGCGTCGTCAGATTGTGCGCATCAGCCTGGCGCTCCTTCCGCTCCACTTCTGGTCGGTTGTCTCTGAGCTTTCTCCGCTGCATCTGATGGATGACGTGCTGGGCCAGCTGGTCATCCTGCTGAACCTGCTGCTGATCGCGATCCTGATGTGGCCGATGTGCCGCGACAGCTGGCGTGATAAAGAGTCCCACAATATTCGCCTGGCCACCGTGACGGTGCTGGCGATCATTCCTCTGGCGCTGATGGTGCTGACGGCAACGGGCTACTTCTACACCACGCTGCGCCTGTCCGGGCGCTGGATTGAAACGGTCTATCTGGTGATCGTCTGGAACCTGCTCTATCAGACCGTGCTGCGCGGCCTGAGCGTGGCGGCCCGCCGCATCGCCTATCGCCGTGCCATCGCGCGTCGTCAGCATCAGGTGAAAGAAGGAGCCGAAGGCGCGGAACCGCAGGAAGAGCCGACCATCGCCCTGGAGCAGGTTAACCAGCAGACGCTGCGCATCACCATGCTGGTGATGATCGCCCTGTTTGCGGTGATGTTCTGGGCTATCTGGTCCGATCTTATTACCGTTTTCGCCTATCTCGACAGTATTACCCTCTGGCAATACAACGGTACCGAAGCGGGCGCGGCGGTCATGAAAAGCGTGACCATGGGCAGCCTGCTGTTTGCGCTGGTGTCGTCGGTGGTGGCCTGGGCGCTGATTCGCAACCTGCCAGGCCTGCTCGAAGTGCTGCTCCTGTCACGTCTGAATCTTCGCCAGGGGGCGTCCTACGCCATTACCACGATCCTCAACTACGTGATCATTATTGTTGGGGCGATGACGGTCTTTGGCTCGCTTGGCGTCTCGTGGGATAAACTGCAGTGGCTGGCGGCCGCTCTCTCGGTCGGTCTTGGTTTTGGCCTGCAGGAGATCTTCGGTAACTTTGTGTCCGGCCTGATCATCCTGTTCGAACGTCCGGTACGAATCGGCGATACCGTCACCATCGGCACCTTCTCCGGTACGGTCAGCAAGATCCGTATTCGTGCCACCACCATCACCGACTTCGATCGCAAAGAGGTGATCATCCCGAACAAAGCGTTCGTGACCGAGCGCCTGATCAACTGGTCGCTCTCGGATACGGTAACGCGCGTGGTGATCCGCCTGGGCGTAGCCTATGGATCGGATCTGGAGAAGGTGAAAGAGGTACTGCTCAAGGCGGCGTCAGAACATCCGAAAGTGATGCACGATCCGGCTCCGGCGGTCTTCTTCACCACCTTTGGGCCGAGCACGCTGGATCACGAGCTGCGTTTATACGTGCGCGAGCTGCGTGACCGCAGCTACACGGTGGATGAGCTTAACCGCTCTATCGATCGTCTGTGCCGTGAAAACGATATTAATATCGCCTTCAACCAGCTTGAGGTTCACCTGCGCAACGAGAAGGGTGATGAGCATACGGAATTGAAGCGCGACATCAAGGGTGACGATCCGACTCCGGCGTAATCTATTATTTTCCCTCTGCCCTCAGGGGCGAGGGAACGATTTCCCCCCTCTCCCTCAGGGAGAGGGCCGGGGTGAGGGTAATTTACCTTCAAAATCCCGCCGCACAATCTCCAGTGCCTTAAGCACCGTTTCGGCGGGGATCTCATGATTCTCCAGCAGCATAATCAAATCGACGGCCAGCTTGACCTCATCGGGTGCATTTTCCAGTGACATGGGTGTGGCTCCTGTTAACGGGTCAAACGTTCAATGACGCGCTCAATCTCATCCCGCGCCTGACGGCAGCGGACGATGCGTCCTTCCAGCGCGCTAATCTCGCGCATCAATAGCTGCTGCTCTTCCAGCGTTTCGCTGTTGTTCAGCCGCGTCTCGCGCTCGCGCTTCATCTCAAACAGCCGGCGCTCAAACTCCTGGTTCTCCAGCCGCTTGCGCTGCCATTTACCGAGCCCCGGCGAGGCGCTGTCCCAGGCGCGCAGCGGCCAGGCGGCGATTTCGCGATGCAGAGCGGTGATCTGTTCAGTGAGATGCTCCGCAAGCCACGCCACCTGTTCCTGCTGTTCACTCTCAACCGCATGGCGAAGCTCGTCGAGGTTCGTCTGCGCTTCCGCCAGGTAATCCTGAATGACGGTGCTGCGGGTACGAAAAAGCTGCCGGTCAAAGCGCGGTTTCAGCGTGGCGTGCCCCATTAGCGGTGTAGCCTGCTCCCGCAGAGCAATCAGCTGATTTTGCAGCCTCTCAAGAAGCAGTGCTGTTTTCAAGGCGCTCTCCAGTGGTAAAGTAGCCGTTCAGTTTGATAACGATTCGCATTATGAAGCGTACTATTTTAATCATCATTGGCTGGCTCGCGGTAGTGCTTGGCACGCTGGGTGTGTTTTTACCCTTGCTGCCGACCACCCCGTTTATCCTGCTGGCGGCCTGGTGCTTCGCCCGCTCGTCGCCGCGTTTTCACCACTGGCTGCTCTATCGTTCATGGTTTGGCGGCTATCTGCGGCACTGGCAAAAACACCGGGCCATGCCGCCCGGCGCGAAGCCGCGCGCGATCGCGGTGATCCTCATCACCTTCGCTATTTCATTATGGCTGGTGAAAATGATGTGGGTACGCATTCTGCTGCTGGCGATCCTCTCCTGCCTGCTTATCTTCATGTGGCGGATCCCCGTGGTTGATGAAAAGCAACAAAAGCACTGAAGCCTCATCATGGCTGTTGCAATTATCACGCGCAGCCAGTAAATTCGACCGTTTTCGAGCACAGGTGCGCCTGGTCAAAGGTTAAACAATTGTTGCCTTGGCCGACTCGTTGCGCGCTGTGAGTAACACTGTTTCATTTAGGCAAAACCGATGACCGCAACTGCACAGCAGCTTGAATATCTGAAAAACAGCATCAAAAGCATCCAGGACTATCCAAAGCCTGGCATTCTTTTCCGTGATGTCACCAGCTTGCTGGAAGACCCGAAAGCGTACGCGCTCAGCATTGAACTGCTGGTCGAGCGTTATAAAAACGCCGGGATCACCAAAGTAGTAGGTACCGAAGCCCGTGGCTTCCTGTTTGGCGCACCGGTTGCGCTGGCAATGGGCGTGGGTTTTGTGCCGGTGCGTAAGCCGCGCAAACTGCCGCGTGAAACCATTGCTGAGAGCTATGAGCTGGAGTACGGCACCGATCAGCTGGAGATCCACGTGGATGCGATCAAACCTGGCGACAAAGTGCTGGTGGTGGACGATCTGCTGGCAACCGGCGGTACCATTGAAGCGACCGTGAAGCTGATCCGTCGTCTGGGTGGTGAAGTGACCGACGCGGCATTCATCATCAACCTGTTCGATCTCGGCGGTGAACAGCGCCTCGAAAAACAGGGCATTACCAGCTATAGCCTGGTGCCTTTCCCGGGTCATTAATCCCGGTTTTCACAACCTCGCTCAATGGGTGAGGTTGTGATAGCATTCCCCTCCATAAATTCACCTTCCAGCGTTGCAGAGCCTGCCCATGAGTTATCAGGTGTTAGCCCGTAAATGGCGACCACAAACCTTTGCTGACGTTGTCGGTCAGGAACATGTGCTGACGGCCCTGGCGAACGGCTTGTCGCTAGGTCGCATCCATCACGCCTATCTTTTCTCCGGCACCCGCGGCGTCGGTAAGACCTCTATTGCCCGCTTGCTGGCAAAAGGTCTTAACTGCGAAACCGGGATCACCGCCACGCCGTGCGGCGTGTGTGATAACTGCCGGGAGATCGAGCAGGGGCGTTTTGTCGATCTGATCGAGATCGACGCCGCCTCGCGCACCAAAGTGGAAGATACCCGCGATCTGCTCGATAACGTGCAGTACGCCCCGGCGCGCGGCCGCTTCAAGGTCTACCTGATCGATGAAGTGCACATGCTGTCGCGCCATAGCTTTAACGCCCTGCTGAAAACGCTGGAAGAGCCGCCCGCGCACGTGAAGTTCCTGCTGGCGACCACCGATCCGCAAAAGCTGCCGGTCACGATCCTGTCGCGCTGCCTGCAGTTCCACCTGAAGGCGCTGGACGTTGAGCAGATCCGCGCTCAGCTTGAGCACATTCTTGATGAAGAGAAGATCGTTCACGAGCCGCGCGCCCTGCAGCTGCTGGCCCGCGCGGCGGACGGCAGCCTGCGTGATGCGCTCAGCCTGACCGACCAGGCGATTGCCAGCGGTGACGGCAAGCTCTCCACCGAGGCGGTCAGCACCATGCTCGGCACGCTGGATGACGATCAGGCGCTGTCGCTTATCGAAGCGATGATTGCCGCCAACGGCGAACGCGTGATGTCGCAGGTGAATGCCGCCGCTGCCCGGGGTAT encodes the following:
- the acrA gene encoding multidrug efflux RND transporter periplasmic adaptor subunit AcrA, with the protein product MNKNRGLTPLAVVLMLSGSLALTGCDDKPAQQGAQQAPEVGVVTLKSEPLQITTELPGRTNAYRIAEVRPQVSGIILKRNFTEGGDVKAGESLYQIDPATYQASYESAKGDLAKAQAAAKIAQLTLNRYQKLLGTKYISQQDYDTALADAQQANAAVVAAKAAVETARINLAYTKVTSPISGRIGKSSVTEGALVQNGQTNALATVQQLDPIYVDVTQSSNDFLRLKQELANGTLKQENGKAKVELITNDGIKFPQEGTLEFSDVTVDQTTGSITLRAIFPNPDKNLLPGMFVRARLEEGTNPTALLVPQQGVTRTPRGDASALVVGADDKVETRNITATQAIGDKWLVTEGLKDGDRVIVTGLQKVRPGAQVKAQEVKSDDKQQASAAGQSEQTKS
- a CDS encoding IS5-like element IS5 family transposase; its protein translation is MSHQLTFADSEFSSKRRQTRKEIFLSRMEQILPWQNMVEVIEPFYPKAGNGRRPYPLETMLRIHCMQHWYNLSDGAMEDALYEIASMRLFARLSLDSALPDRTTIMNFRNLLEQHQLARQLFKTINRWLAEAGVMMTQGTLVDATIIEAPSSTKNKEQQRDPEMHQTKKGNQWHFGMKAHIGVDAKSGLTHSLVTTAANEHDLNQLGNLLHGEEQFVSADAGYQGAPQREELAEVDVDWLIAERPGKVRTLKQHPRKNKTAINIEYMKASIRAKVEHPFRIIKRQFGFVKARYKGLLKNDNQLAMLFTLANLFRADQMIRQWERSH
- the tomB gene encoding Hha toxicity modulator TomB, translating into MDEYSPKRHDIAQLKFLCESLYHDCLANLDESNHGWVNDPTSAINLQLNELIEHIATFALNYKIKYNEDNKLIEQIDEYLDDTFMLFSSYGINAQDLQKWRKSGNRLFRCFVNVSRANPVSLSC
- the acrB gene encoding multidrug efflux RND transporter permease subunit AcrB — its product is MPNFFIDRPIFAWVIAIIIMLAGGLAILKLPVAQYPTIAPPAVTISATYPGADAKTVQDTVTQVIEQNMNGIDNLMYMSSNSDSTGTVQITLTFQSGTDADIAQVQVQNKLQLAMPLLPQEVQQQGVSVEKSSSSFLMVVGVINTNGTMTQEDISDYVGANMKDAISRTSGVGDVQLFGSQYAMRIWMDPNKLNNFQLTPVDVISAIKAQNAQVAAGQLGGTPPVKGQQLNASIIAQTRLTSADEFSKILLKVNQDGSQVRLRDVAKVELGGENYDIIAKFNGKPASGLGIKLATGANALDTATAIRAELKKMEPFFPSGLKIVYPYDTTPFVKISIHEVVKTLVEAIILVFLVMYLFLQNFRATLIPTIAVPVVLLGTFAILSIFGYSINTLTMFGMVLAIGLLVDDAIVVVENVERVMAEEGLPPKEATRKSMGQIQGALVGIAMVLSAVFIPMAFFGGSTGAIYRQFSITIVSAMALSVLVALILTPALCATMLKPIQKGGHGEHKGFFGWFNRMFDKSTHHYTDSVGNILRSTGRYLLLYIIIVVGMAFLFVRLPSSFLPDEDQGVFLTMAQLPAGASQERTQKVLDEVTDYYLTKEKDNVESVFAVNGFGFAGRGQNTGIAFVSLKDWSERPGEKNKVEAITGRAMGTFSQIKDAMVFAFNLPAIVELGTATGFDFQLIDQGGLGHEKLTQARNQLFGEVAKHPDLLVGVRPNGLEDTPQYKIDIDQEKAQALGVSISDINTTLGAAWGGSYVNDFIDRGRVKKVYVMSEAQYRMLPNDINSWFVRGSNGQMVPFSAFSTSRWEYGSPRLERYNGLPSMEILGQAAPGRSTGEAMNLMEELASKLPAGIGYDWTGMSYQERLSGNQAPALYAISLIVVFLCLAALYESWSIPFSVMLVVPLGVIGALLAATFRGLTNDVYFQVGLLTTIGLSAKNAILIVEFAKDLMEKEGKGLIEATLEAVRMRLRPILMTSLAFILGVLPLVISSGAGSGAQNAVGTGVMGGMVTATVLAIFFVPVFFVVVRRRFSRKNEDVEHSHSVEPH